The Planctomycetia bacterium genome has a window encoding:
- the gatB gene encoding aspartyl/glutamyl-tRNA(Asn/Gln) amidotransferase subunit B has protein sequence MTTPAASTEPYTTVIGLEVHVQLLTKTKLFCGCPTTFGSPPNTQVCPTCLGLPGSLPVMNRTAFDLAVRAALALDCRIAPFTKWDRKNYFYPDLPKGYQISQFDLPFSSDGTLEVVDPKGAFSRRVGIIRVHLEEDAGKSMHDEAAGTADTRIDLNRAGTPLCEIVTQPDLRSPQEARAWLNELKLLLVYLGVSDCNMQEGSLRVDANVNLHIPRPDGRIAKTPIVEIKNMNSFRSVERALTYEVARQWEEWQATGAELGTTPKQTRGWDDPAGVTRAQRFKEESSDYRYFPEPDLVPVTVSEADIAAARATMGQPPTALRKALEATWEISAYDADVLVNQGRDLVGYFEELAALVGEGKVASNWMQQDVLRTLNDRGGTIAEFPLRPAAVADIIGRVRNGDFDTSRGREIFAAALESGRSVADVVASLGIAAVSDDELVALCRELIAANPKIVADVQGGKEQAAAGLIGQARKKNPNVNPGKVRQMCLDLIKGS, from the coding sequence ATGACTACGCCCGCCGCCAGCACCGAGCCCTACACGACCGTCATCGGCCTCGAGGTCCACGTCCAGCTGCTGACGAAGACAAAACTCTTCTGCGGCTGCCCGACAACGTTCGGCTCCCCCCCCAACACGCAGGTCTGCCCGACCTGTCTCGGCCTGCCCGGCTCGCTGCCGGTGATGAACCGCACGGCCTTCGACCTCGCGGTCCGGGCGGCGCTGGCCCTCGACTGCCGGATCGCCCCGTTCACGAAGTGGGACCGCAAGAACTACTTCTACCCCGACCTCCCCAAGGGCTATCAGATCAGCCAGTTCGACCTGCCGTTCTCCAGCGACGGGACGCTCGAGGTGGTCGATCCGAAGGGGGCGTTTTCCCGACGCGTGGGCATCATCCGGGTGCACCTCGAGGAGGACGCGGGCAAGAGCATGCACGACGAGGCGGCGGGCACGGCCGACACGCGCATCGACCTCAACCGGGCCGGCACGCCGCTCTGCGAGATCGTCACCCAGCCCGACCTGCGCAGCCCGCAGGAGGCCCGGGCCTGGCTCAACGAGCTGAAGCTGCTCCTCGTCTACCTCGGCGTCAGCGACTGCAACATGCAGGAGGGAAGCCTGCGGGTCGACGCCAACGTCAACCTGCACATCCCCCGTCCCGACGGCCGAATCGCCAAGACGCCGATCGTCGAGATCAAGAACATGAACTCCTTCCGCTCCGTGGAGCGGGCCCTGACCTACGAGGTCGCCCGGCAGTGGGAGGAGTGGCAGGCGACCGGTGCCGAGCTCGGCACGACCCCCAAGCAGACCCGCGGCTGGGACGATCCCGCCGGCGTGACGCGGGCCCAGCGGTTCAAGGAGGAGTCGAGCGACTACCGCTACTTCCCCGAGCCCGACCTCGTGCCGGTGACCGTGTCGGAGGCCGACATCGCCGCGGCCCGGGCCACCATGGGCCAGCCGCCGACGGCGCTCCGCAAGGCGCTGGAGGCGACCTGGGAGATCTCCGCCTACGACGCCGACGTCCTCGTCAACCAGGGTCGTGACCTGGTCGGCTACTTCGAAGAGCTCGCCGCGCTCGTTGGCGAGGGGAAGGTGGCGAGCAACTGGATGCAGCAGGACGTGCTGCGGACGCTCAACGACCGCGGCGGCACGATCGCCGAGTTTCCGCTGCGGCCGGCGGCGGTGGCCGACATCATCGGCCGCGTCCGCAATGGCGACTTCGACACCAGCCGCGGCCGGGAGATCTTCGCGGCCGCCCTCGAATCGGGCCGCTCCGTCGCCGACGTCGTCGCGTCACTCGGCATCGCCGCCGTCAGCGACGACGAGCTCGTCGCCCTGTGCCGGGAACTGATTGCCGCCAACCCCAAGATCGTCGCCGACGTGCAGGGGGGCAAGGAGCAGGCGGCCGCCGGCCTGATCGGCCAGGCCCGCAAGAAAAACCCGAACGTCAATCCGGGCAAGGTCCGGCAGATGTGCCTCGACCTGATCAAGGGCTCGTAA
- the gatC gene encoding aspartyl/glutamyl-tRNA(Asn/Gln) amidotransferase subunit C codes for MTLSRQDVAKVGMLARLALSDADLERMTGELSKIVGLVSQLAEVDTAAVEPLAHPLDSQNVFRADEVRPSLTTAEALQSAPRHDGECFLVPAVLGESGAA; via the coding sequence ATGACACTCTCCCGGCAGGACGTCGCGAAGGTCGGCATGCTTGCCCGGCTCGCGCTCAGCGACGCCGACTTGGAGAGAATGACCGGCGAGCTCTCCAAGATCGTGGGCCTCGTCTCGCAACTCGCCGAGGTGGACACCGCGGCGGTCGAGCCCCTCGCCCATCCGCTCGACTCGCAAAACGTGTTTCGCGCCGACGAGGTCCGGCCGTCGCTGACGACGGCCGAGGCGCTGCAGTCAGCGCCGCGGCATGACGGCGAGTGCTTCCTCGTGCCGGCCGTGCTCGGCGAATCGGGAGCCGCCTGA
- the gatA gene encoding glutamyl-tRNA(Gln) amidotransferase subunit A, producing MQPLELSAVDLVAAVRRGDITARACAEAFLDRIERVDGRVNAFLKVDRDGALARAADVDARRSAGKPIGPLAGLPVAVKDVLCTADLPTTCASRMLEHFRPPYDAEVVRRLRAADAVIVGKTNMDEFAMGGSNENSAFGAVHNPWDLSRAPGGSSGGSAACVAADMAPVAIGSDTGGSIRQPAALCGITGLKPTYGAVSRRGLIAFASSLDQIGPMARSAADCALLMETIAGHDPGDSTSLPDAVPRYTELLGQPLTGLRIGRVAEHFAEGLDPEVARGVEEAFAAFKALGATIHDVKLPHARHGIPTYYLIAPCEASSNLARYDGAHYGHRAEPGMGHRAEPGAGHRADSSQAGTFESPLVEMYCRSRAEGFGPEVKRRIMLGTYALSAGYYDAYYAKALRVRRLIRQDYLDAFKEVDLIGGPTSATAAFALGEKSNDPLAMYLVDMYTVTANLAGIGGISFPCGFTAGGLPIGFQLQAPARADALLLRAADRYQRETDWHVRRPTLS from the coding sequence ATGCAGCCCCTCGAACTCTCCGCCGTAGACCTCGTTGCCGCCGTCCGGCGCGGCGACATCACCGCGCGGGCGTGCGCCGAGGCGTTCCTCGACCGCATCGAGCGGGTCGATGGCAGGGTCAACGCCTTCCTGAAGGTGGACCGGGACGGCGCGCTCGCCAGGGCGGCCGACGTCGATGCCCGGCGCAGCGCCGGCAAGCCGATCGGCCCGCTGGCCGGGCTCCCCGTGGCGGTCAAGGACGTGCTCTGCACGGCCGACCTGCCCACGACCTGCGCCTCGCGGATGCTTGAGCACTTTCGGCCCCCGTACGACGCCGAGGTGGTGCGCCGCCTGCGGGCGGCCGACGCGGTGATCGTCGGCAAGACCAACATGGACGAGTTCGCCATGGGGGGGTCGAATGAAAACTCGGCCTTCGGAGCGGTCCACAATCCGTGGGATCTGTCCCGTGCCCCGGGAGGCTCGAGCGGCGGCTCGGCGGCCTGCGTGGCGGCCGACATGGCGCCGGTCGCGATCGGCTCGGACACCGGCGGCTCGATCCGCCAGCCGGCGGCGCTATGCGGGATCACCGGGCTGAAGCCGACCTACGGCGCCGTCAGCCGGCGCGGCCTGATCGCCTTCGCGTCGAGCCTCGACCAGATCGGGCCGATGGCCCGGTCGGCGGCCGACTGCGCCCTGCTCATGGAGACGATCGCCGGCCACGATCCCGGCGACTCGACGTCGCTCCCCGACGCGGTGCCGCGCTACACCGAACTCCTCGGGCAGCCGCTCACGGGCCTGCGGATCGGCCGCGTCGCCGAGCACTTCGCGGAGGGCCTCGATCCGGAGGTGGCCCGGGGGGTGGAGGAGGCGTTCGCCGCGTTCAAGGCGCTGGGGGCGACGATCCACGATGTGAAGCTGCCGCACGCCAGGCACGGCATCCCGACCTACTACCTGATCGCGCCGTGCGAGGCGTCGAGCAATCTGGCGCGGTACGACGGCGCACACTATGGTCACCGGGCCGAGCCCGGCATGGGCCACCGGGCCGAGCCCGGGGCGGGTCACCGGGCCGACAGCTCGCAGGCCGGCACGTTCGAATCGCCGCTCGTGGAGATGTATTGCCGGAGCCGGGCCGAGGGCTTTGGGCCCGAGGTCAAGCGCCGGATCATGCTCGGCACCTACGCCCTCTCCGCCGGCTACTACGACGCCTACTACGCCAAGGCCCTGCGCGTCCGCCGGCTCATCCGCCAGGATTACCTCGACGCCTTCAAGGAGGTGGACCTGATCGGCGGCCCGACGTCGGCCACGGCCGCCTTCGCCCTCGGCGAGAAGTCGAACGATCCGCTGGCGATGTACCTCGTCGACATGTACACGGTGACGGCGAACCTCGCCGGCATCGGCGGCATCTCGTTCCCCTGCGGCTTCACGGCCGGCGGCCTGCCGATCGGCTTCCAGCTCCAGGCCCCGGCCCGGGCCGATGCCCTCCTGCTCCGTGCCGCCGACCGCTACCAGCGCGAGACCGACTGGCACGTCCGCCGCCCGACGCTCTCCTGA
- a CDS encoding histidinol-phosphatase: MTPADTAIAADGRPLDPRLAAALAAARRAGAETLRRFTDPALEVEVKHDLSPVTAADRAAEAILRRELLGRFPDDAFQGEETGTTSGTSGYEWVVDPIDGTKSFIRGVPLYATLVGCRRGGTGVLGVIAIPALDEVVYAAVGAGAWHVRGGAAPVAARVSARSTLEAALVCSSDFTSFSRWGGGAAAGAAARARLEAEAGVVRTWGDGYGYVLVATGRADVMIDPLMNRWDAAAVETVVRAAGGRFSDWSGGERIDAGDGLATNGILHADVLRLLAPPGGTRP; the protein is encoded by the coding sequence ATGACCCCCGCCGACACGGCGATCGCCGCGGACGGCCGGCCGCTGGATCCGCGGCTCGCGGCCGCGCTGGCCGCCGCCCGCCGCGCCGGCGCCGAGACGCTGCGCCGCTTCACCGACCCGGCGCTCGAGGTCGAGGTCAAGCACGACCTGTCGCCGGTGACCGCGGCCGACCGGGCCGCCGAGGCGATCCTGCGCCGCGAATTGCTCGGGCGATTTCCCGACGACGCCTTCCAGGGGGAGGAGACGGGAACGACGTCCGGCACGTCCGGATACGAGTGGGTCGTCGACCCGATCGACGGCACGAAGTCGTTCATCCGCGGCGTGCCGCTCTACGCCACGCTCGTCGGCTGCCGGCGCGGCGGCACCGGCGTGCTTGGCGTGATCGCGATTCCCGCGCTCGACGAGGTCGTCTACGCGGCCGTCGGCGCCGGGGCCTGGCACGTGCGCGGCGGCGCGGCCCCCGTCGCGGCGCGGGTCTCGGCCCGCTCCACCCTCGAGGCCGCGCTCGTCTGTTCCAGCGACTTCACGTCGTTTTCGCGCTGGGGGGGCGGCGCGGCCGCCGGTGCCGCCGCGCGGGCCCGGCTGGAGGCGGAGGCCGGCGTGGTACGCACCTGGGGCGACGGCTACGGGTACGTGCTGGTGGCGACGGGGCGGGCCGACGTGATGATCGATCCCCTCATGAACCGCTGGGACGCGGCGGCCGTCGAGACGGTCGTCCGCGCGGCCGGCGGCCGGTTCAGCGACTGGTCCGGGGGGGAGCGGATCGATGCCGGGGACGGCCTGGCCACAAACGGCATCCTCCATGCCGATGTCCTGCGCCTGCTCGCGCCGCCGGGCGGAACCCGCCCCTGA